A stretch of the Filimonas lacunae genome encodes the following:
- a CDS encoding DUF1735 domain-containing protein — MYTLYKRIFLLLFVSALFWVAACRKDKPSDFDALSGAMAGLHASYYEHAVAVLLNDSFFHVTNSYTNIPVKLTAAASVNDTVYAVVDTALITSYNSMFSENNPIIPANAFVASNNGKFAIAAGHAESVDSLHVQLNNATQLKDSAIYLVPVRLSGKSGISLQPSVIFYKVQVTFQTLKAKMTGGSNNPFIFNRVWFFSPSVRINSDGSVTGPGVIKIAVGLNAPFPFADVYVNAGVYNDTTTLYEFSRYYTPYPDNSFSIANKRIRIPANSLKGVDSIELTLSNFASLKKYTSYLLAVKLTSETGSVYSVPVSKDSSAAYFSIFPF; from the coding sequence ATGTATACTCTCTATAAAAGAATATTCCTGCTGCTGTTTGTCAGTGCGCTGTTTTGGGTAGCTGCCTGCCGTAAAGACAAACCCAGCGATTTCGATGCATTAAGCGGAGCTATGGCAGGCCTGCATGCCAGTTACTACGAACATGCAGTGGCTGTGTTATTAAACGATAGTTTCTTTCATGTTACCAATTCCTACACCAATATACCAGTGAAGCTTACTGCTGCGGCTAGTGTCAACGATACGGTATATGCTGTGGTAGATACGGCACTGATCACTTCTTATAATAGTATGTTTTCTGAAAACAACCCTATTATACCCGCCAATGCTTTTGTGGCATCTAATAACGGAAAATTTGCCATAGCAGCCGGGCATGCCGAGTCTGTAGATTCGTTGCATGTGCAGCTGAATAATGCCACGCAATTAAAAGACAGTGCTATTTACCTGGTACCGGTAAGGTTGTCCGGTAAAAGTGGTATTAGCCTGCAACCCTCTGTTATCTTTTATAAAGTGCAGGTGACTTTTCAAACTTTAAAAGCAAAGATGACTGGAGGTTCTAACAACCCGTTTATTTTTAACCGTGTGTGGTTCTTCAGCCCCTCTGTAAGAATTAACTCTGATGGCAGTGTTACAGGGCCGGGTGTTATTAAAATAGCAGTAGGTTTAAATGCGCCCTTTCCGTTTGCCGATGTATATGTGAACGCAGGCGTTTACAACGATACTACCACGTTGTACGAGTTTTCCCGATACTATACACCTTACCCGGATAACTCTTTCAGCATCGCTAATAAGCGTATCCGTATTCCGGCTAACTCGCTAAAGGGAGTGGATAGTATAGAACTTACCCTTTCCAATTTTGCTTCCTTAAAAAAGTATACCAGTTACCTGCTGGCAGTGAAACTTACCAGTGAAACTGGTTCTGTGTATTCGGTGCCGGTAAGCAAGGATAGCTCGGCTGCTTATTTTTCCATCTTCCCATTTTAA
- a CDS encoding RagB/SusD family nutrient uptake outer membrane protein, producing the protein MKMYKYLYLLLCISGGMMLVSCKKFLDIRASSTTVNPTKISDFQEMLNNDSLGTNNNLLADLITDDITMSNNHLQSDNNFSRTYLWNSIIWGSADQDWMYNGYYSRILQLNIILDRIGNAEADSLNTEETRSTIISEAKIHRAWYYLQLANIYGPAYNATTAATDLAVPLILTPDASARPARSSVATTYNQVLADLTDAVNSTYLPARGRNIIHPGKASGFALLARTYLYMGNYDDAQRFADSALQLQSALLDYNKKYFQPNQLTDLSAHPEIMLGRVSIDRGYYKTYTAPHLIGATLKTLLGTADLRYTRLFYQDIFRSGFLNGVSVITTDNSVGVPEVMLIKAECLARKGSVADAGALVDQLRKNRFTASSYTSRTYTTDNILSYVLDERRRELVYYGGLRLFDLKRLNKDAAYQKDLTRTSGTTELARLPAGSPKYLFPFAPLVISNNLNIVQNPR; encoded by the coding sequence ATGAAAATGTATAAATATCTATACCTGTTGCTTTGTATTTCCGGTGGGATGATGCTGGTAAGTTGTAAAAAGTTCCTGGACATCCGGGCTTCTTCCACAACGGTGAATCCTACCAAAATTTCCGATTTCCAGGAAATGCTGAACAACGACTCGCTGGGTACCAATAATAACCTGCTGGCAGATCTGATCACCGATGATATTACCATGTCGAACAATCATTTGCAATCAGATAATAATTTCAGCCGCACTTACCTGTGGAACAGTATCATCTGGGGATCGGCCGATCAGGACTGGATGTATAATGGTTATTATTCCCGGATACTGCAATTGAATATTATCCTGGACAGGATAGGGAATGCAGAAGCGGACAGTCTGAATACCGAAGAAACCAGGAGTACAATTATTTCAGAAGCTAAAATACATCGTGCCTGGTATTACCTGCAACTGGCTAATATATATGGCCCTGCTTATAATGCCACCACTGCGGCTACCGATCTGGCTGTACCGTTAATACTAACACCGGATGCCAGTGCGCGTCCGGCCCGGTCCAGCGTAGCCACAACCTACAACCAGGTATTGGCCGATCTTACCGATGCAGTAAACAGCACTTACCTGCCTGCCAGGGGAAGGAATATCATTCATCCGGGCAAGGCATCCGGTTTTGCCCTGCTGGCGAGAACCTATTTGTATATGGGCAATTACGATGATGCGCAACGTTTTGCCGATTCTGCCCTGCAATTACAAAGTGCCCTGCTGGATTATAATAAAAAGTATTTCCAGCCCAACCAGTTAACTGATTTATCTGCACATCCGGAAATTATGCTGGGCCGTGTTAGCATAGACAGGGGATACTATAAAACCTATACTGCTCCTCATCTGATAGGTGCCACGCTGAAAACATTGCTAGGCACAGCAGACCTACGTTATACCCGGTTGTTTTACCAGGATATATTTCGCAGTGGCTTTTTAAATGGCGTATCGGTTATTACCACAGATAATAGTGTGGGGGTGCCGGAGGTAATGCTGATAAAAGCAGAATGCCTGGCCCGTAAAGGGAGTGTTGCCGATGCTGGTGCGCTGGTTGATCAGCTGCGTAAAAACCGCTTTACTGCCAGTAGTTATACCTCCCGAACCTATACTACAGATAACATTTTGTCTTATGTATTGGATGAAAGAAGACGGGAGCTGGTGTATTATGGCGGTTTGCGCCTGTTTGATCTGAAACGGTTGAACAAAGATGCGGCTTATCAAAAAGACCTTACCCGCACCAGTGGTACTACTGAACTGGCGAGGCTTCCGGCGGGATCGCCCAAATACCTGTTTCCGTTTGCACCGCTGGTTATCAGCAACAACCTCAATATTGTTCAAAATCCAAGGTGA
- a CDS encoding redoxin domain-containing protein codes for MKQKKWLTAVLATALLSAAQAQEKYVIEGTVQPAPKDITLHLFYSGDKAFLHDSAKVVNGKFRFEGSVQTKGMAYVAVPPDGELMDVYVAKHGGMPAYQIGVYLETGTISLLLHPTDQQSVVVKGTVNNDVMQAARAIVWKYNNLETARAKRLEQGDSVQKEAAVKEYYQIVKAKTVAMGEFIKAHPNALASLDLLKRWINPVTDLSEAKQYYAYLSDDLKASRTGMIYGGLLKQSARIDIDSIAPDFQLTDTAGTMHHLSDYKGKYVLIDFWASWCVPCLREMPHVVKAYDAFKNKNFEVIGVSLDAQADNGRAKWINAFKKAGMTWPQWSDLNGWSSAPAKLYMINSIPSNFLLNPAGKIIAKDLRGQDLMDALRKYL; via the coding sequence ATGAAACAGAAAAAATGGCTTACAGCGGTATTGGCAACGGCATTACTGTCTGCAGCTCAGGCGCAGGAAAAATATGTAATAGAAGGCACGGTACAACCTGCCCCGAAAGATATTACCCTGCACCTTTTTTACAGTGGTGATAAAGCATTCTTACATGATTCGGCCAAAGTGGTGAATGGTAAATTCCGGTTTGAAGGAAGTGTGCAGACGAAGGGGATGGCTTATGTAGCTGTACCGCCTGATGGAGAATTGATGGATGTGTATGTGGCAAAACATGGTGGCATGCCTGCCTACCAGATTGGCGTATACCTGGAAACAGGTACCATTAGTTTATTGCTCCATCCCACCGATCAGCAATCGGTAGTGGTGAAAGGTACTGTTAACAATGATGTGATGCAGGCTGCCCGTGCCATTGTGTGGAAATACAATAACCTGGAAACTGCCAGGGCAAAGCGGCTGGAACAAGGTGATAGTGTGCAAAAAGAAGCGGCTGTAAAGGAATACTACCAGATAGTGAAAGCGAAAACGGTGGCCATGGGTGAATTTATAAAAGCACATCCCAATGCATTGGCCAGCCTGGATTTACTGAAAAGGTGGATTAACCCTGTTACCGACCTGTCGGAAGCAAAACAATATTATGCCTATCTAAGCGATGATTTGAAAGCCAGCAGAACAGGTATGATCTATGGAGGGTTGCTGAAGCAATCGGCCCGGATTGATATCGATTCCATTGCCCCGGATTTTCAACTAACAGATACGGCTGGCACCATGCATCACCTGAGCGATTATAAAGGTAAATATGTATTGATCGATTTCTGGGCCAGCTGGTGTGTGCCTTGCCTGAGAGAAATGCCCCATGTGGTAAAAGCGTATGATGCTTTCAAAAACAAAAACTTTGAAGTGATAGGCGTATCGCTGGATGCGCAGGCAGATAACGGACGCGCCAAATGGATCAATGCTTTTAAAAAGGCAGGGATGACATGGCCGCAATGGTCCGATTTAAACGGATGGTCCAGCGCCCCGGCAAAGCTGTATATGATCAATTCCATCCCTTCCAATTTTCTGCTGAACCCTGCCGGTAAAATCATTGCGAAAGACCTGCGTGGACAGGATTTAATGGATGCCTTGCGTAAATACTTATAA
- a CDS encoding TonB-dependent receptor plug domain-containing protein, with protein sequence MLSRYLSPHGLKVLLLLSFALSMHFASAQNITLKLTNASFTQAMNEVKRQSGFDVFYKDELIENARPIASLRLASCPLRAALDSIFHTQPFDYSISGKTIVLTARKVRASKGGPATLAPAVTSTATQDSLIHGVVKDSAGNPLHGVSIRNLSRPGLQALTQSDGSFDIAGTSHDVLKMSAIGFIADSVEFSGEQMFAIRLKEQPGFLKGIQVETFKQEKKDPTTSVDMTMRSYMNLGQVLQGTVPGLSLQIVNSTTKKVLAVDVFRQYQTSNSGVIYKADYVRMSVEEFLNYAGKTEGNRIINGLLDGTIVYPPNVVPIYVLITTTVITNTVVPQVRGANSFSGNTSGMLVIIDGFPQDGFPADYPMNNVESIDVIKDPRELVKWGATAAGGIIMIKTKGGRRGTIRINYATNFYFSPTPTYTTDKYRQTNTGDYLDYVKDYDSVIQTRRDPTATNLSAAARLLAQRYLGKITEEAFNQSWDSLRGLSNEQQLQLLQQNAFKQNHTLTLTGGGRLYNFAITGMYNNSRESTIGNHSKDGSINMNTHWNLLNSKLKIDWLAKYGQGTAVSGYTFDPAGSAIEPYQMLLDAKGNYVYDNTALSPDYNALIMSRGYRNYGVNVLEDARLNNATARTRQVQSRLNMSWNLVDNLSWKTSVYITQTKNATESFYDKQSSYVRQLVDNYGELSPGGSINFYVPWGNIMMSGTRHTSDWNVRTGLNYDKQIGKHSFSASVGAGASSTYSWKPVSYTQYGYNPATKTGVPVFLPTPSNTASIKNFYALFEQYGGVNINPYTLVTAVNGDTSRSRSINYNASLSYNYNGLLTISGDINNALSPLYGQQGTYAVLSNNKLDITYRLFNRKGDRSLFNSLYLSAGRGVIKMPDLPVAYTNSRYQQVYWGDYTIWVNGVSPNQQKGQSTINYYQKLTWKLLGEKLAVDVAYNTNKISGATTTYSSTDKSKDTSYQQRYMSAGMKGSLRHNLLNVAVNYNKSPEGETQLNGTLEYDIARETYFHSKKITTLKVGGLMQNISPYQGLSLMMGTNVASGNGYSLATNNDFSTLPPKNVNWEIHGAVGMANDRYLLDLRYYNKTTSGLNSYVPSYTDPATGVSSQVTYSTIINKGVEFFLKNTLVKTKTFSYMLTLNGAYNVNVAKSVPVTAYSASSSYATALRSGYNTSNLWTYKWAGLNNQGDPQIYDAKGGVTASFDSATLASSLVYAGVLKAPWTGGLIHEFSFKRFFARTSMVFSWGYVMKYYMPSYSSIGDRSAIVKYRWRKPGDENFTDVPRIANSGVNSNRSYVIQNTSNNVITADNIRLQEIMIGWNAPDALVKRMKLSSLMFTLQVQNAAVWARNKYKIDPSRVGSDGKIGNPILRQYSCTLNLGL encoded by the coding sequence ATGCTTTCCCGTTATTTATCACCACATGGGCTAAAAGTGCTGCTGTTGCTTTCTTTCGCCCTCAGCATGCACTTTGCATCTGCCCAGAACATTACACTCAAACTTACCAATGCCAGCTTTACACAGGCTATGAATGAAGTAAAGCGGCAATCGGGTTTTGATGTTTTTTATAAAGATGAGTTGATAGAAAATGCCCGGCCCATTGCGTCCCTGCGTCTTGCCAGTTGTCCCTTACGGGCAGCATTGGATTCTATATTCCACACGCAGCCTTTTGATTATTCCATTTCCGGTAAAACTATTGTGCTCACTGCCCGAAAGGTGCGTGCTTCTAAAGGTGGCCCGGCTACTTTGGCGCCTGCGGTAACCAGTACGGCCACCCAGGATTCATTGATTCACGGGGTGGTAAAAGACAGCGCCGGCAACCCGTTGCATGGCGTATCTATACGAAACCTCAGCCGGCCCGGGTTGCAGGCCCTTACCCAATCAGATGGCAGTTTTGATATAGCAGGCACCAGCCACGATGTGTTGAAGATGAGTGCTATTGGATTTATTGCCGACTCTGTGGAGTTTAGCGGTGAGCAGATGTTTGCGATACGTTTAAAAGAACAACCGGGCTTTTTAAAAGGCATACAGGTAGAAACTTTTAAGCAGGAGAAAAAAGACCCTACCACCTCGGTGGATATGACGATGCGCAGCTATATGAACCTTGGCCAGGTGCTGCAGGGTACCGTGCCCGGGTTGAGCCTGCAGATAGTGAATAGCACCACCAAAAAAGTGTTGGCGGTAGATGTGTTTCGTCAATATCAAACCAGTAACAGTGGCGTTATCTATAAGGCCGATTATGTACGGATGAGTGTAGAGGAGTTTCTCAATTATGCAGGTAAAACAGAAGGCAACCGCATTATTAATGGCCTGCTGGATGGTACTATTGTTTATCCGCCCAATGTTGTGCCTATTTATGTATTGATCACTACTACTGTTATAACCAATACGGTAGTGCCGCAGGTAAGAGGGGCCAACAGTTTTTCCGGTAATACTTCGGGCATGCTGGTGATTATTGACGGCTTTCCGCAGGATGGTTTTCCGGCCGATTATCCCATGAATAACGTGGAAAGTATTGATGTGATCAAAGACCCCAGGGAGCTGGTGAAATGGGGGGCTACTGCTGCGGGGGGGATTATTATGATCAAAACCAAGGGGGGCAGGCGGGGTACTATCCGGATAAACTATGCTACTAACTTTTATTTTTCACCTACCCCTACATACACTACTGACAAGTACAGGCAAACGAATACGGGTGATTACCTGGATTATGTAAAAGACTACGACTCTGTAATTCAAACCAGGCGGGACCCTACAGCCACCAATCTCAGTGCCGCTGCACGCCTGCTGGCACAGCGTTACCTGGGCAAGATCACCGAAGAAGCTTTTAACCAAAGCTGGGATTCGTTGCGTGGGTTAAGTAATGAGCAGCAACTGCAGCTGCTGCAACAAAATGCTTTTAAACAAAACCATACATTAACCCTCACGGGCGGCGGCCGGTTGTACAATTTTGCTATCACAGGCATGTATAACAACAGCCGGGAAAGCACTATTGGTAATCATTCCAAAGATGGCAGTATTAATATGAATACGCACTGGAACCTGCTCAATAGTAAATTAAAAATTGACTGGCTGGCAAAGTATGGGCAGGGTACGGCTGTTTCGGGATACACTTTCGATCCCGCAGGCAGTGCTATAGAGCCCTACCAGATGTTGCTGGATGCCAAAGGCAATTATGTATATGATAACACGGCTTTATCGCCCGACTACAATGCTTTAATTATGTCGCGTGGTTATAGAAACTATGGCGTAAACGTGCTGGAAGATGCACGGTTAAACAATGCTACCGCCCGAACAAGACAAGTGCAGTCGAGGCTGAACATGAGCTGGAACCTGGTGGATAATCTTAGCTGGAAAACATCTGTGTATATTACCCAAACTAAAAATGCCACAGAGTCGTTTTACGATAAACAGTCCAGCTACGTGCGGCAGCTGGTAGATAATTACGGGGAACTGTCACCAGGTGGCAGCATCAACTTTTATGTACCCTGGGGTAACATTATGATGTCCGGTACCCGGCATACAAGCGATTGGAATGTACGTACCGGTTTAAACTACGACAAACAGATAGGGAAGCATAGCTTTAGTGCTTCCGTTGGTGCGGGCGCCTCCAGCACCTATTCGTGGAAGCCGGTCAGCTACACACAATATGGCTATAACCCGGCTACTAAAACCGGTGTACCTGTTTTTTTACCCACACCATCCAATACTGCCAGCATCAAAAACTTTTATGCTTTATTTGAGCAATACGGTGGCGTAAACATCAATCCTTATACACTGGTCACTGCTGTTAATGGCGATACCTCCAGAAGCAGGTCTATCAACTATAACGCCTCTCTTTCTTACAACTACAATGGGCTGCTTACTATCAGTGGGGATATCAACAATGCTCTCAGCCCCCTGTATGGGCAGCAGGGCACCTATGCGGTATTGTCTAATAACAAACTGGATATTACTTACCGGCTTTTTAACCGCAAAGGTGACCGTAGTCTTTTCAATTCCCTGTACTTATCTGCGGGCCGGGGAGTTATTAAAATGCCCGATCTGCCGGTAGCTTACACCAACAGCCGGTATCAGCAGGTGTACTGGGGCGATTATACTATCTGGGTAAACGGCGTATCGCCTAACCAGCAAAAGGGACAAAGCACTATCAATTATTACCAGAAGCTTACCTGGAAGTTATTAGGTGAAAAGCTGGCTGTGGATGTGGCTTATAACACCAATAAAATATCGGGTGCTACTACCACGTATTCCAGCACAGATAAAAGCAAGGATACCTCTTACCAGCAACGGTATATGAGCGCGGGTATGAAGGGATCGCTCCGGCATAACCTGCTGAATGTGGCAGTGAACTATAATAAATCGCCGGAAGGAGAAACACAGCTGAATGGTACGCTGGAATATGATATAGCTCGCGAAACCTATTTCCATTCTAAAAAGATCACTACGTTGAAAGTGGGGGGCCTGATGCAGAATATCAGTCCCTACCAGGGCTTAAGCCTGATGATGGGTACTAATGTGGCATCCGGAAACGGGTATAGCCTGGCTACCAATAACGATTTCAGCACGCTGCCACCGAAGAATGTGAACTGGGAAATCCACGGTGCTGTTGGAATGGCCAACGACCGGTACCTGCTGGATTTGCGTTACTATAACAAAACCACATCGGGCCTTAACAGCTATGTGCCTTCCTATACCGACCCTGCCACCGGCGTAAGCTCGCAGGTTACTTACAGCACCATTATTAATAAAGGCGTTGAATTCTTTCTTAAAAACACGCTGGTAAAAACAAAAACGTTCTCCTATATGCTCACGCTGAACGGCGCTTATAATGTAAACGTAGCCAAAAGTGTTCCTGTTACTGCTTATAGCGCCTCCAGCAGTTATGCTACTGCTTTACGCAGCGGGTATAATACCAGTAATCTGTGGACGTATAAATGGGCCGGGCTTAACAACCAGGGCGATCCGCAGATCTATGATGCCAAAGGCGGGGTAACGGCTTCTTTTGACAGCGCTACGCTGGCTTCCTCCCTGGTATATGCAGGTGTGTTAAAAGCGCCGTGGACGGGCGGGCTGATACATGAATTCAGCTTCAAACGCTTTTTTGCCCGAACCTCTATGGTGTTTAGCTGGGGCTATGTAATGAAGTATTACATGCCCTCGTACAGCAGCATTGGCGACAGAAGCGCCATTGTTAAATACCGCTGGCGCAAACCAGGTGATGAAAACTTTACCGATGTACCGCGCATTGCCAATTCGGGAGTGAACAGCAACCGTTCTTACGTGATACAGAACACCAGTAACAACGTGATTACGGCGGATAATATCCGTTTGCAGGAAATAATGATTGGCTGGAACGCGCCTGATGCCCTGGTAAAAAGAATGAAACTGAGTTCACTGATGTTTACACTACAGGTGCAGAATGCGGCTGTATGGGCGCGCAATAAATACAAAATAGATCCCTCCCGTGTAGGCTCTGATGGTAAAATAGGCAACCCTATACTTCGTCAGTATTCCTGTACGCTTAACCTGGGCTTATAA